In a single window of the Nitrospira sp. MA-1 genome:
- a CDS encoding cytochrome c maturation protein CcmE → MTGLYTRWALILGATLLLAILTYQHYQQHLSTLSMGTLLSSPPVTQPVRIQGMVKSGTLQGDVEHGQATFEFVDGDTSLAVEYQGPPLENIRELKTLVLIGRWDSQAQIFRAQDTALINNFGFVAAAYLISVLALGWMVFAMSQRVMVLFKEIKESKLYEPEADSLGYKE, encoded by the coding sequence ATGACCGGGTTATACACACGCTGGGCGTTAATTCTGGGGGCAACCCTCCTACTCGCCATCCTGACCTATCAGCATTACCAGCAACACTTATCCACATTGTCCATGGGAACGCTTTTGAGCAGTCCTCCGGTTACCCAACCGGTCAGGATACAAGGGATGGTCAAAAGTGGTACCTTGCAGGGTGACGTAGAACATGGGCAGGCCACATTTGAATTTGTGGATGGGGATACCAGTCTTGCAGTGGAATACCAAGGTCCTCCCCTGGAAAACATTCGCGAATTGAAAACCCTGGTTCTCATCGGGCGCTGGGACAGCCAGGCACAGATTTTTCGTGCGCAGGACACCGCGTTGATTAATAATTTTGGATTTGTTGCCGCCGCCTACCTGATTTCCGTCCTGGCCTTGGGGTGGATGGTATTTGCCATGAGCCAAAGAGTCATGGTTTTATTTAAAGAGATCAAAGAATCCAAACTTTACGAACCAGAGGCAGACTCCCTTGGGTACAAAGAATAA
- the ccmC gene encoding heme ABC transporter permease CcmC, giving the protein MINRIIRQIQRYKGWFGGGAALCIFLGLYIGLLASPPDYYQGELVRIMYVHVPLAHTSTLAYSVLFFGSIWYLWKRDPLVDNMCQASASICALFTSLALVTGSIWAKPTWNTWWTWDPRLVSFTVLLLILGGYIMLRRLVDDRVQGGRYAAILAIVGGIDLPIIKFSVEWWRTLHQPMSFSTRGVSISEDILVPLTLMSIGCWLLFAYMVMVRTQILYLTDLLHAKKGRFLSQTHFSQTTP; this is encoded by the coding sequence ATGATCAATCGCATAATTCGTCAGATTCAACGCTATAAAGGGTGGTTTGGCGGAGGGGCTGCTCTCTGCATTTTTTTAGGCTTGTATATCGGCCTGCTCGCCTCACCGCCTGATTATTATCAAGGGGAACTGGTCCGGATCATGTATGTCCATGTGCCCCTGGCTCACACAAGCACGCTGGCCTATTCCGTATTATTTTTCGGGAGCATCTGGTATTTGTGGAAACGGGATCCGCTTGTGGATAATATGTGCCAGGCCTCGGCGAGCATTTGTGCCCTCTTCACCTCACTGGCCCTCGTCACCGGTTCGATCTGGGCCAAGCCCACATGGAACACATGGTGGACCTGGGACCCACGCCTCGTCTCGTTTACGGTGCTTCTCCTGATTTTAGGGGGGTACATCATGCTTCGGCGCCTCGTGGATGACCGGGTTCAGGGCGGCCGCTATGCCGCAATTCTGGCTATTGTCGGAGGCATCGATCTGCCCATCATAAAATTTTCGGTGGAATGGTGGAGAACACTCCACCAACCCATGTCGTTCTCCACCAGAGGAGTCAGCATTTCAGAAGACATTCTGGTCCCCCTGACGTTAATGAGCATTGGCTGTTGGTTATTGTTTGCCTATATGGTAATGGTCCGCACTCAAATTTTGTACTTGACTGACTTATTGCATGCCAAAAAAGGTCGCTTTCTCAGTCAGACCCATTTTTCTCAGACGACTCCATGA
- a CDS encoding heme exporter protein CcmB produces MPFFNTIRWVVWKDLISEWRTRETMSSMLFFALIVILVFSFSFSMDQDAARQLIAGIIWVAFTFTGIIGLGKSFTSELQNDCLESLQMCPAPKGAIYLGKVAANFLFMLSVEILLFPLFVLFFNLDVIEAVGTLLIIFFLATLGLSAVGTLFSALTVQIRAREVMLPVLLLPLAVPVMIAAVEATRGALSGDPFSFYSQWIQLLIIFDIIFTVVSFWLFEFILDS; encoded by the coding sequence ATGCCATTTTTTAACACAATTCGCTGGGTCGTCTGGAAGGACCTGATCAGTGAATGGCGGACACGGGAAACCATGTCGTCGATGCTATTCTTTGCCCTCATTGTCATTCTGGTGTTTAGCTTCAGCTTTTCCATGGACCAGGATGCGGCACGCCAACTGATTGCGGGAATCATCTGGGTTGCCTTTACCTTTACGGGCATTATCGGCTTAGGGAAATCCTTCACCTCGGAATTGCAAAACGATTGTCTGGAGTCCCTGCAAATGTGCCCCGCTCCCAAGGGCGCCATTTATCTCGGAAAAGTCGCGGCCAATTTCCTCTTCATGCTCTCAGTCGAAATCCTCTTATTTCCCTTGTTCGTCTTATTCTTTAATCTGGATGTCATTGAAGCCGTAGGAACCCTTTTGATAATATTTTTCCTGGCCACCTTGGGGTTATCCGCCGTCGGAACACTCTTTTCAGCCTTAACCGTTCAGATTCGAGCCCGGGAAGTCATGCTCCCCGTCCTGCTCCTTCCCCTGGCAGTTCCGGTCATGATCGCGGCCGTGGAAGCCACGCGAGGGGCATTAAGTGGAGATCCATTCTCCTTTTACTCGCAATGGATCCAACTTCTGATCATCTTTGACATTATTTTCACCGTCGTCTCATTCTGGCTATTTGAATTCATCCTCGACTCGTAA
- the ccmA gene encoding heme ABC exporter ATP-binding protein CcmA, whose protein sequence is MIAIQVSNLSKAYGFYRIFEDLSFDIHPGECFALFGPNGAGKTTLLRILATLQAPSHGQFTIFGQDGVAQKDTVREIIMLIAHGSHLYDELSATENLQFALGMRGQAPSPPQIKRALDRTGIGAFADLKIRQYSAGMKKRLDFAKTILAQPQLLLLDEPYNALDHDGVAITNQLIQETLDRAGTVFMTTHDRDKATQIATRGGILKGGHLQLLSPEQLTTDAIF, encoded by the coding sequence ATGATCGCCATCCAGGTCAGCAACCTCTCCAAAGCTTACGGTTTCTATCGTATTTTTGAGGATCTGTCTTTTGACATTCATCCGGGAGAGTGCTTTGCCTTATTTGGCCCCAACGGGGCAGGGAAAACGACGTTACTCCGTATTTTAGCTACCCTCCAAGCGCCGTCTCATGGTCAGTTTACCATTTTTGGCCAGGATGGCGTGGCACAGAAGGATACCGTTCGAGAAATCATCATGCTCATCGCCCATGGGTCCCATTTATATGATGAACTTAGTGCCACCGAAAATCTGCAATTTGCCCTGGGCATGCGTGGTCAAGCCCCTTCCCCGCCTCAGATCAAACGGGCACTGGATCGAACAGGAATCGGGGCCTTTGCGGACCTCAAAATACGTCAATATTCGGCCGGGATGAAAAAACGATTGGATTTCGCCAAAACCATTCTGGCTCAGCCACAACTGCTGCTACTCGATGAGCCCTACAACGCCCTGGATCATGACGGGGTGGCGATCACCAACCAGCTCATCCAGGAAACGCTGGACCGTGCCGGCACCGTGTTCATGACCACGCATGACCGTGACAAGGCCACCCAAATCGCTACACGTGGCGGGATTCTCAAAGGCGGACACCTTCAACTTCTCTCCCCTGAGCAACTCACCACCGATGCCATTTTTTAA
- a CDS encoding TlpA disulfide reductase family protein produces MKSILGLRATYHYLSKSWPFLGGIGIFCALLGCDSGYSESTYTDAPSTHTVASRPSKGSPAPDFRLMDMHGKAVSLSDFQGKVVLLNFWATWCGPCRVEMPAMEALYRSMQSKGLEIVAVSVDQQGTAVTRPFQEAMGLSFPILHDQDYEVGLTYGARTLPMTFAIDRQGIIRQVVFGSRDWNSPEARRGIAEVLQEPVPESSQRM; encoded by the coding sequence TTGAAATCAATCCTTGGGTTGAGGGCCACCTACCATTATCTCTCGAAATCCTGGCCTTTTTTGGGGGGGATAGGAATCTTTTGCGCTCTTCTAGGCTGCGATTCCGGCTATTCTGAAAGTACCTATACCGATGCCCCATCTACCCATACTGTAGCTTCCCGTCCTTCAAAGGGATCCCCCGCGCCGGATTTCCGTCTGATGGATATGCATGGAAAGGCTGTCTCGCTTTCCGATTTTCAGGGAAAAGTGGTGTTGCTGAATTTTTGGGCGACCTGGTGTGGACCATGCCGGGTTGAAATGCCCGCCATGGAAGCCTTGTACCGCAGTATGCAATCAAAAGGGTTGGAAATTGTCGCGGTCTCCGTTGACCAACAGGGCACAGCCGTGACAAGGCCTTTTCAGGAAGCGATGGGGTTGAGTTTTCCTATTTTGCATGATCAGGATTATGAGGTGGGGCTGACCTATGGCGCACGTACGCTCCCCATGACCTTTGCGATCGATCGTCAAGGCATTATCCGGCAGGTGGTCTTCGGATCCCGGGATTGGAACAGCCCTGAAGCTCGCAGGGGAATTGCCGAGGTCCTTCAAGAGCCGGTTCCAGAGTCTTCCCAACGGATGTAA
- a CDS encoding cytochrome c biogenesis protein CcdA → MIDSISQVSLLAAFSAGLLSFVSPCVLPLVPSYLSYITGLSVENLAKVEERERFKSAIILNALLFIAGFSTVFIAFGASASLMGQWLYDYQDVIRKVGGVLIIIFGLYLLGILKLNFFMTERRLMHFETRPVGYLGSFLIGTAFAAGWTPCVGPVLGAILAYASTTESMSSGVMLLSAYSLGLGLPFFLTAFGMDTFLSYFKNFRSYLGGVSFVSGGLLVAVGVMIYADSLTLITSFLERNGIGWYIGQ, encoded by the coding sequence ATGATCGATTCGATTAGCCAGGTGTCTTTGCTTGCCGCATTTAGTGCCGGACTTTTGTCTTTTGTTTCTCCGTGCGTCCTTCCGCTCGTTCCTTCTTATCTCTCCTATATCACCGGGCTCTCAGTGGAAAATCTCGCGAAAGTTGAGGAGCGAGAGCGTTTTAAGTCTGCGATTATTCTCAATGCCCTGTTGTTTATTGCCGGGTTTTCTACGGTCTTCATCGCGTTTGGGGCATCGGCCAGCCTGATGGGGCAATGGTTGTATGACTATCAAGATGTGATCCGGAAAGTCGGGGGTGTCCTGATTATTATTTTCGGACTATATTTGCTTGGAATTTTGAAATTAAACTTTTTTATGACCGAACGACGTTTGATGCATTTTGAGACGCGTCCTGTCGGCTACCTGGGTTCATTTCTCATCGGTACGGCGTTTGCCGCCGGCTGGACGCCTTGCGTCGGACCGGTGTTGGGGGCCATTCTGGCCTATGCCAGTACGACGGAATCGATGTCCAGCGGGGTGATGCTCCTGTCGGCCTATTCGTTGGGTTTGGGTCTCCCGTTTTTTCTGACGGCATTTGGGATGGATACGTTTTTGAGCTACTTCAAGAACTTTCGGTCCTATTTAGGCGGGGTATCGTTTGTTAGCGGCGGGCTGTTGGTCGCGGTGGGCGTCATGATTTATGCGGATTCTTTGACCCTCATCACCAGCTTTCTTGAACGCAACGGTATTGGATGGTACATCGGCCAATAA
- the galE gene encoding UDP-glucose 4-epimerase GalE, with protein MILVTGGAGYIGSHTCVELIRAGCDVTVFDNFSNSHAESLARVQRITGKSLRLIRGDCRDRAAVVTALRESRATAVIHFAGLKAVGESVQQPLAYYDNNVVGSLRLLEAMGECGVKQLVFSSSATVYGDPQRLPLTEDHPLSATNPYGRTKLMVEEILRDVHRSDSSWRIGILRYFNPVGAHDSGLIGEDPQGMPNNLLPFVAQVAVGRREYLNVWGDDYATPDGTGVRDYIHVVDLALGHLKALEALARLDVPKECLTVNLGTGNGYSVLEIVREFEAASGKPIPYKVAPRRSGDIASCYADPNQAFTLLGWRAERGLSEMCADAWRWQRDNPQGYAG; from the coding sequence TTGATTCTCGTAACAGGCGGTGCCGGCTATATCGGGTCACATACTTGCGTTGAACTCATCCGTGCCGGCTGTGATGTGACGGTCTTTGACAACTTCTCCAATAGCCACGCTGAGTCCCTGGCACGGGTGCAGCGTATTACGGGGAAGTCCCTTCGCCTGATACGCGGTGATTGCCGTGATCGAGCTGCGGTGGTGACGGCTCTGCGCGAGAGCAGGGCGACCGCAGTTATTCACTTTGCTGGCCTCAAGGCGGTGGGAGAATCAGTCCAACAACCCTTGGCCTACTATGACAATAATGTGGTCGGATCCCTTCGCCTGTTGGAAGCCATGGGCGAGTGCGGCGTAAAACAACTGGTCTTCAGCTCTTCTGCCACGGTGTATGGCGATCCCCAGCGTCTTCCGCTCACGGAGGACCACCCGCTATCTGCGACCAACCCTTATGGTCGAACGAAACTGATGGTGGAGGAGATCTTGCGTGACGTACATCGTAGCGATTCCTCCTGGCGGATCGGCATCCTGCGGTATTTTAATCCGGTTGGGGCACATGACAGTGGTCTGATCGGGGAAGATCCCCAGGGTATGCCGAATAATCTCCTGCCCTTCGTTGCGCAGGTTGCAGTGGGACGGCGGGAATACTTGAACGTGTGGGGTGACGATTATGCGACTCCTGATGGGACCGGAGTGCGGGATTATATCCATGTGGTTGATTTAGCATTGGGGCACCTCAAAGCGCTGGAAGCGCTGGCTCGATTGGATGTCCCGAAAGAGTGCTTAACGGTTAATCTTGGTACGGGCAACGGGTACAGCGTATTGGAGATTGTGCGGGAATTTGAAGCCGCGAGTGGCAAGCCGATTCCCTACAAGGTTGCCCCACGTCGTTCCGGTGACATTGCCTCTTGCTATGCTGATCCGAATCAAGCTTTCACCCTTCTGGGTTGGCGTGCGGAACGCGGGCTCAGTGAGATGTGCGCGGATGCCTGGCGATGGCAACGTGACAACCCCCAGGGATACGCAGGCTGA
- the bamD gene encoding outer membrane protein assembly factor BamD, with translation MTFPVNFRILSTTFLAALVMIAGCSSTPKPTDTTSKQAVSSTDEQIFVGDSVEMNYDPNVIMKRAESFFDKESYAESIVEYKHFLDLHRNHVLAPYAQYKIGVSHFKQYRTVDRDPEPLDLAIQNFDKLLQEFPASRYETEAKQTILICKEQLAQRHLMVGQFYLNRDSYLAAAHRFEKIIKEFPELETAGDAMFHLAKTYQDLGIEEWSQEWLLALVNEHPNNSYHSDGQKLLAKLQKKNPTFLASLPHDPAMDEQTDPKPLTIEQKPENQTLVRTVSHSPESPLLSSVGTPSPALTPTTLSYSIASKPPVSDGACTIGTWCDSPSSTITTPPTQLSSNVKSCKTGEWC, from the coding sequence GTGACATTTCCTGTCAATTTTCGGATTCTTTCGACCACCTTCCTCGCTGCTCTTGTCATGATCGCTGGATGTTCCTCCACACCCAAACCAACCGACACCACATCGAAACAAGCAGTGTCCTCAACGGACGAACAAATTTTCGTCGGTGATTCCGTAGAAATGAATTACGATCCGAACGTGATCATGAAACGGGCCGAATCATTTTTTGACAAGGAATCCTATGCGGAATCCATCGTGGAATACAAACATTTCCTCGACCTCCACCGAAATCATGTATTGGCACCTTATGCCCAATACAAAATTGGGGTCAGCCATTTCAAACAATACCGGACAGTCGATCGTGACCCTGAGCCCCTGGATCTAGCCATTCAGAACTTCGACAAACTTCTTCAAGAATTTCCGGCAAGCCGCTATGAAACCGAAGCCAAGCAAACCATTCTGATTTGCAAAGAACAATTAGCCCAACGACATTTGATGGTTGGGCAATTCTACCTCAACCGGGATTCATATCTCGCTGCTGCCCATCGATTTGAAAAAATTATCAAGGAGTTTCCTGAATTAGAAACTGCCGGGGATGCCATGTTCCATCTGGCGAAAACCTACCAGGACCTGGGTATCGAAGAATGGTCACAGGAATGGTTACTTGCCCTGGTCAATGAACATCCTAACAACTCCTATCACTCAGACGGCCAAAAACTCTTGGCAAAGCTACAAAAAAAGAATCCGACTTTTCTAGCTTCCCTTCCCCACGATCCCGCGATGGATGAACAAACCGACCCAAAACCTTTAACCATAGAGCAAAAACCTGAGAATCAAACCCTCGTACGGACGGTATCCCATAGCCCGGAATCCCCATTGTTATCCTCAGTCGGCACCCCTTCACCTGCGTTGACACCGACCACGCTGAGCTACTCAATAGCATCAAAGCCGCCTGTCTCCGACGGAGCCTGCACAATTGGGACCTGGTGTGACTCACCATCCTCCACGATCACGACCCCACCTACCCAATTATCGAGTAACGTCAAATCCTGCAAAACCGGCGAATGGTGTTAA